Proteins found in one Thalassomonas actiniarum genomic segment:
- a CDS encoding Hcp family type VI secretion system effector, whose amino-acid sequence MAVDIFLQLDGIEGESIDDSHAQEIDILSWSWGMSQSGTMHIGEGGGAGKVNVEDISFTKFIDNASHALMLRCASGEHIPSAKLTVRKAGKVPLEYIIMTFTDCLVSSISTGGSGGEDRLTENISLNFAEVKFEYSKQKKDGSGEAAKEFAWNIPKNVSV is encoded by the coding sequence ATGGCTGTTGACATATTTCTACAACTCGATGGCATCGAGGGGGAGTCTATCGACGACTCCCATGCCCAGGAAATCGATATATTATCCTGGAGCTGGGGCATGTCCCAAAGCGGCACCATGCATATAGGCGAAGGGGGCGGCGCGGGTAAAGTGAATGTCGAAGATATCTCCTTTACCAAGTTCATCGATAATGCCTCCCACGCCCTGATGTTGCGCTGCGCCTCGGGTGAGCATATCCCCAGCGCTAAACTCACCGTCAGGAAGGCGGGAAAAGTCCCGCTGGAATACATTATTATGACCTTTACCGACTGCCTGGTCAGTTCTATATCCACCGGCGGCTCCGGCGGAGAAGACCGGCTGACGGAAAATATCTCGTTAAACTTTGCCGAAGTGAAATTCGAGTACTCCAAACAGAAAAAAGACGGCTCAGGTGAAGCGGCGAAAGAATTTGCCTGGAATATTCCCAAAAATGTCAGCGTATAA
- the tssC gene encoding type VI secretion system contractile sheath large subunit — protein sequence MTDAKESLQGEGEVLTSDTFSQLLQKEFKPKSDRAREEVENAVQTLAQYALKDIQLISEDTVRSIEAIISALDEKMKTQLDAVMHHDDLQKLEGTWRGLHYLINNTETDEFLKIRVMNVNKLELGKNLKKFAGTAWDQSPVFKKLYEEEYGQFGGEPYGCLVGDYYFDNSPGDVKMLANIAKVSAACHAPFIGAASPKMLQMDTWSELTNPRDLTKIMSTPDYAPYNSLRESDDAKYIALAMPRVLARLPYGADTEPVEEFDYEEDSSGADSNKYTWMNAAFSMAVNINRSFKLYGWCSRIRGIESGGAVEGLPVHTFPSDDGGVDIKCPTEIAISDRREAELSKIGMMPLIHKKNTDLAAFIGAQTIQKPIEYDDPDATANAALAARLPYLFASCRFAHYLKCIVRDKIGSFKEREDMQRWLQNWILNYVDGDPANSTEETKARKPLAAAEVTVEEIEGSPGYYSAKFYLRPHYQLEGLTASLRLVSKLPSIKQG from the coding sequence ATGACTGATGCAAAAGAATCGCTGCAGGGAGAAGGCGAAGTCCTGACTTCGGATACCTTTTCCCAGTTATTGCAAAAAGAATTTAAACCTAAATCCGATCGGGCCAGGGAAGAAGTCGAAAATGCCGTACAAACCCTGGCGCAATATGCCCTGAAGGACATACAGCTGATCAGCGAAGATACGGTGCGTTCGATAGAAGCCATAATCAGTGCCTTAGACGAGAAAATGAAAACCCAGCTAGATGCCGTTATGCACCATGATGATTTGCAAAAACTCGAAGGCACTTGGCGCGGATTGCATTACCTGATCAATAACACAGAAACCGACGAGTTTCTCAAAATTCGGGTGATGAATGTCAATAAGCTGGAGCTGGGCAAAAACCTGAAGAAATTTGCCGGTACCGCCTGGGATCAAAGCCCAGTCTTTAAAAAACTCTATGAAGAAGAATACGGCCAGTTCGGCGGCGAACCATACGGCTGTCTGGTGGGGGATTATTATTTCGATAACAGTCCAGGCGATGTCAAAATGCTGGCCAATATTGCCAAAGTCAGCGCCGCCTGCCACGCCCCTTTTATCGGTGCGGCATCACCGAAAATGCTGCAAATGGATACCTGGTCAGAGCTGACCAATCCCAGGGATCTGACGAAAATCATGTCGACCCCGGATTATGCCCCCTATAATTCCCTGCGCGAGTCTGACGATGCCAAATATATTGCCCTGGCCATGCCCAGGGTTTTAGCCAGACTGCCCTACGGGGCCGATACCGAACCGGTGGAAGAATTCGATTATGAAGAAGACAGCTCAGGGGCCGACTCCAACAAATATACCTGGATGAATGCCGCCTTTTCCATGGCAGTGAACATTAACCGCTCTTTTAAACTCTACGGCTGGTGCTCAAGGATCCGCGGCATAGAATCCGGTGGTGCGGTGGAAGGTTTACCGGTACACACCTTTCCCAGCGATGACGGCGGCGTTGACATAAAGTGCCCGACCGAAATCGCCATCAGTGACCGGCGCGAAGCCGAATTGTCAAAAATTGGCATGATGCCGCTTATTCACAAAAAAAATACCGACTTGGCCGCCTTTATCGGCGCCCAGACCATACAAAAACCGATCGAATACGACGACCCCGATGCCACGGCAAATGCGGCACTGGCAGCGAGGTTGCCTTATTTATTCGCCTCTTGCCGTTTTGCCCATTACCTCAAATGTATCGTTCGGGACAAAATCGGCTCCTTTAAAGAGCGTGAAGACATGCAGCGCTGGCTGCAAAACTGGATATTAAACTATGTCGACGGCGATCCGGCCAATTCAACCGAAGAAACCAAAGCAAGAAAACCGCTGGCGGCCGCCGAAGTGACGGTTGAAGAAATAGAAGGCAGCCCCGGCTATTACAGCGCTAAATTTTATCTCAGGCCCCATTACCAGCTGGAAGGGCTGACGGCTTCATTAAGACTGGTATCAAAACTACCTTCCATTAAGCAAGGTTGA
- the tssE gene encoding type VI secretion system baseplate subunit TssE yields the protein MPELSPQERLQPSLLDRLTDDAPDKSSEPREKRIISVKALKNSVQRDLSWLLNTRNLSPLLAKKDYPEVTCSVLNYGLSELTGISSASLRRDKLERDLLKAIKQFEPRLITDTIRLSAHVNTTEANANAVTFELTAQMWAQPLPLQLYVEAEMDLENGAFSFKGQRTD from the coding sequence ATGCCTGAGCTCAGCCCCCAGGAACGGTTGCAGCCGTCACTGCTTGACCGGCTGACCGATGATGCCCCCGACAAAAGCTCAGAGCCCAGGGAAAAACGCATTATCTCGGTCAAGGCGTTAAAAAATTCAGTGCAAAGGGACCTTTCCTGGTTGTTAAACACCCGCAATTTATCTCCCCTGCTGGCGAAAAAAGACTACCCCGAAGTCACTTGCTCGGTGCTAAATTACGGACTCAGTGAATTAACCGGTATCAGCAGCGCTTCCCTGCGCCGGGACAAGCTTGAACGGGATCTGCTCAAGGCGATTAAACAATTTGAACCCAGGCTGATCACCGACACCATAAGATTGTCCGCCCATGTCAATACCACAGAGGCCAATGCCAATGCCGTAACCTTTGAATTAACCGCCCAGATGTGGGCCCAGCCGCTGCCACTGCAGCTTTATGTCGAAGCCGAAATGGATTTGGAAAATGGCGCATTTTCCTTTAAAGGGCAAAGGACTGACTAA
- a CDS encoding type VI secretion system accessory protein TagJ, whose translation MEAEQLLKNQQLNLCLEQTCRQVQRAPDNIRQRVFLFQLLCVMNQFNRASEQLSILAELSDSNLALKNTYQALINAEKSRLQVFNGSRAPIIFGQPGEWISYYLQALVSFKENNILRAKKEIETGASLAPAMGGSINDKPFLWLADGDVRLGPLLEIIIKGNYYWLPFTRIKKLIIDDFEDLRDLVWCPCHLTLENQGEMIAFIPSRYPLLSYPGFDIEQDPPVNDADSHARHCLASGTSWQAPEENFYIGQGLRRFITDNGEYALSEVNTIILDQGPT comes from the coding sequence GTGGAAGCTGAACAATTATTAAAAAATCAGCAGCTTAATTTGTGCCTGGAACAAACTTGCCGGCAAGTTCAACGTGCTCCGGATAACATCAGACAACGAGTTTTTTTGTTTCAGCTACTGTGTGTGATGAACCAGTTTAACCGGGCAAGCGAGCAACTGAGCATACTGGCAGAGTTAAGCGACAGCAACCTGGCATTAAAAAACACTTACCAGGCGCTGATTAACGCAGAAAAATCCCGCTTGCAAGTCTTCAACGGCTCCCGGGCGCCGATCATTTTCGGACAGCCCGGCGAATGGATCAGCTATTACCTCCAGGCCCTGGTCAGTTTTAAAGAAAACAATATCCTTCGGGCGAAAAAAGAAATAGAGACAGGTGCCTCCCTGGCCCCGGCCATGGGGGGCAGTATCAATGATAAACCTTTTTTATGGCTGGCCGATGGCGATGTTCGCCTGGGCCCGCTGTTGGAGATCATTATCAAGGGCAACTATTACTGGTTACCCTTTACCCGGATAAAAAAACTCATCATAGATGATTTTGAAGATTTACGGGATCTAGTGTGGTGTCCCTGCCACCTGACCCTGGAAAACCAGGGAGAAATGATCGCTTTTATTCCCAGCCGCTATCCGTTGTTATCTTATCCCGGGTTTGACATCGAGCAGGATCCTCCCGTAAATGATGCCGACAGCCATGCCAGGCACTGCCTGGCAAGCGGCACCTCATGGCAAGCCCCAGAGGAAAACTTTTATATCGGCCAGGGACTGAGACGTTTTATTACCGATAACGGCGAATATGCCCTGTCCGAAGTCAATACCATTATCCTGGACCAGGGCCCGACATGA
- the tssH gene encoding type VI secretion system ATPase TssH — MAEISRISLFGKLNSLAFKAVESATVFCKLRGNPYVEISHWLHQILQLDDSDLHRIIRHYQLDLATLLKALTQSLDQLPRGASSISDFSHFLELAIERGWVYSSLVYQQSHIRTGTLLVAMLKTPELKNTLCAISPQFARINAESLSDELEDIIQASCEQQLSANDISDQLRQAGQPGEASSALPPDSSATLGEGEALSRFTTDLTEQAKQGSLDAIVGRDEEIRQLIDILMRRRQNNPILTGEAGVGKTAVVEGFAHRLNKGDVPPKLLGVRLKLLDIGLLQAGASMKGEFEHRLKQVIAEVQSSPVPIILFIDEAHTLIGAGGSAGTSDAANLLKPALARGTLKTIAATTWAEYKKHIEKDPALTRRFQVVKVAEPDEAKAVIMLRNLTRLLQEHHRVDILDEAVEAAVKLSARYISARQLPDKAVSLLDTACARVAISQHATPPQLEDSQRQIEQLNLEQHILTEETRLGHAHAKKLAAVDKALAQQTSLAAELNKRWQQEIDLVEEITACKQELCEHIPGPAPNPDKEQTTTETAHKQKQKKDKKHTALSKKLTLAQTALQTLQREEPLILPAVDYQAVASVVAGWTGIPVGKMVKDEVENILKLSEILGRRVIGQDHAMEMISKRIQTARAGLDNPNKPIGVFMLCGPSGVGKTETALALAEAMYGGEHNLITINMSEFQEAHTVSTLKGAPPGYVGYGEGGILTEAVRRKPYSVVLLDEIEKAHPDVHEIFFQVFDKGIMEDSEGRLIDFKNTLILLTSNVGSELITGLCRDPALMPAPQGMNQALRAPLLKVFPPALLGRLVTIPFYPLSADMLAAIARLQLERIKKRVALEHQVPFNYDDKVIALIVSRCAELESGGRMIDDILTNSLLPAISRHYLNSLLEGKVVKQISVKVKDNEFIYNYQ, encoded by the coding sequence ATGGCAGAGATCAGCAGGATATCTTTATTTGGCAAGCTCAACTCGTTGGCATTTAAAGCCGTAGAAAGCGCTACTGTTTTTTGTAAGTTACGGGGTAACCCCTATGTAGAGATCAGTCACTGGCTGCACCAGATATTACAGCTGGATGACTCGGATTTACACCGCATTATCCGGCATTACCAACTTGATTTGGCGACATTACTCAAAGCACTGACTCAGTCGCTAGATCAATTACCCCGAGGCGCCAGCAGCATTTCCGATTTTTCCCACTTTCTTGAACTGGCCATAGAAAGAGGCTGGGTCTACAGCAGCCTGGTTTACCAACAAAGCCATATCCGCACCGGCACCTTACTGGTGGCCATGCTCAAAACCCCTGAGCTGAAAAATACCCTGTGCGCCATTTCTCCACAATTTGCCCGGATAAATGCCGAGTCTTTAAGCGATGAACTTGAAGATATTATTCAAGCGTCCTGCGAGCAGCAGTTATCCGCCAATGATATTTCAGATCAGCTGCGCCAGGCCGGGCAGCCGGGTGAAGCCAGCAGTGCCCTCCCCCCGGACAGTTCAGCCACTCTGGGGGAAGGTGAAGCCCTGAGCCGCTTTACTACAGATTTAACCGAGCAGGCCAAACAGGGCAGTTTAGATGCCATCGTTGGCCGGGATGAAGAGATCCGCCAGCTCATCGATATCCTGATGAGGCGCCGCCAAAACAACCCGATATTAACCGGTGAAGCCGGTGTCGGTAAAACCGCCGTGGTGGAAGGTTTTGCCCACAGATTAAACAAAGGGGATGTGCCCCCCAAGCTGCTCGGGGTGCGCTTGAAACTGCTCGATATCGGTTTACTGCAGGCCGGCGCCAGCATGAAAGGAGAATTTGAGCACAGGCTCAAACAGGTAATAGCTGAAGTGCAATCCTCTCCTGTGCCGATTATTTTATTTATCGATGAAGCCCATACTTTGATCGGCGCCGGTGGCAGCGCCGGCACTTCGGATGCCGCCAACCTGCTCAAACCTGCCCTGGCGCGGGGAACCTTAAAAACCATAGCGGCAACAACCTGGGCGGAATACAAAAAACATATCGAAAAAGATCCCGCCCTCACCCGGCGCTTCCAGGTGGTAAAAGTCGCCGAGCCGGATGAGGCAAAAGCCGTGATCATGCTGCGTAACCTCACCCGGCTCCTGCAGGAACACCACAGGGTGGACATCCTGGATGAAGCGGTCGAAGCGGCGGTAAAGCTCTCCGCCCGCTATATCAGTGCCCGCCAGCTGCCGGATAAGGCGGTCAGTTTGCTCGATACCGCCTGCGCCCGGGTAGCCATCAGCCAGCATGCCACGCCGCCGCAACTCGAAGACAGCCAGCGGCAAATCGAACAGCTTAACCTGGAACAGCATATTTTAACCGAGGAAACCCGGCTCGGGCACGCTCATGCAAAAAAATTGGCCGCCGTCGATAAGGCACTGGCACAACAAACCAGCCTCGCCGCCGAGCTTAACAAACGCTGGCAACAAGAAATCGACCTGGTTGAGGAAATAACCGCATGTAAGCAGGAACTCTGTGAGCATATTCCAGGTCCGGCCCCCAATCCAGACAAAGAGCAAACGACAACAGAAACAGCGCATAAGCAAAAACAGAAAAAAGACAAAAAGCACACGGCATTATCGAAAAAGCTGACCTTAGCGCAAACGGCTTTACAGACATTGCAACGGGAAGAACCCTTGATTTTGCCGGCAGTGGATTATCAGGCGGTGGCCTCGGTTGTCGCCGGCTGGACCGGGATCCCTGTGGGTAAGATGGTTAAAGACGAGGTAGAAAATATCCTTAAGCTCAGTGAAATCCTGGGGCGCCGGGTTATCGGCCAGGATCATGCGATGGAGATGATCAGCAAACGTATCCAAACCGCCAGGGCCGGATTGGACAACCCCAATAAACCCATAGGGGTTTTTATGCTGTGCGGCCCTTCCGGGGTCGGAAAAACCGAGACCGCACTGGCCCTGGCAGAAGCCATGTATGGCGGAGAGCACAACCTGATCACCATCAACATGAGTGAATTTCAGGAAGCCCATACCGTATCGACCCTAAAAGGTGCCCCGCCGGGATATGTCGGTTACGGCGAAGGCGGCATACTCACCGAGGCCGTGCGCAGAAAGCCCTATTCCGTGGTATTGCTGGATGAAATTGAAAAAGCCCATCCGGATGTCCATGAGATTTTTTTTCAGGTCTTTGATAAAGGCATTATGGAAGACAGCGAAGGCAGGCTGATCGACTTTAAAAATACCCTGATTTTGCTTACCTCCAATGTCGGCAGCGAATTAATCACAGGTTTGTGCCGGGATCCGGCGTTAATGCCTGCGCCACAAGGCATGAACCAGGCTTTACGTGCGCCTTTGCTAAAAGTTTTCCCGCCTGCACTGTTAGGGCGCCTGGTCACCATTCCCTTTTATCCGTTATCAGCGGATATGCTGGCAGCCATCGCCCGGCTGCAACTTGAGCGTATTAAAAAGCGGGTCGCACTCGAGCATCAGGTTCCTTTTAACTATGATGATAAGGTGATAGCACTTATCGTGTCCCGCTGCGCCGAGCTTGAAAGCGGCGGCCGTATGATAGATGACATCCTGACCAATTCCCTGCTGCCGGCCATTAGCCGCCATTACCTGAACAGCCTGCTTGAAGGAAAAGTGGTGAAACAGATCTCGGTAAAGGTTAAAGATAATGAATTTATTTATAACTACCAATAA
- the tssF gene encoding type VI secretion system baseplate subunit TssF produces the protein MDPRLLDLYNQELKFIREMGAEFAQEYPKVAARLGLEGFDCADPYVERLLEGFAFLTAKIQLQLDNQFPHFTENLLNHLFPSFLMPTPSMAICQFEPDPEEGSLLGGMAVPRGTSLISGLSKGEQTSCEYQTAQPFTLYPLTIEEGEYLNAQSVAALNTGQAHRQKHYSAIQLTISCDPLYRLADIDADQLEFYLRGPEALPMHLFELLYTGFNQLKFRENNKGSWQTEQHPVTLTCKQLDRNKALMPYNPRYFDGFRLLREYFLFPKRFLFLTLTGLKPILQRTNGHQVQLLLLLSREDRRLENLITSDNFSLFCVPVINLFSKKTDRIKVSPGQSDYHVVADKLRPCDYEICDIQTLTGFSAGVQEQANFSPFYAGKTRGSTGNYFAIKRKPRKLTAKQKNYRGRSSYIGTETFINLVEQQQTDTSQPLSQLSVTALCSNRDLPILMPLGKGSTDFTLDISLPCQKIRCLEGPTRPAPPITGGEMNWEIISQLTFNYLGIDTRDTQGSTRAIKQLMSLFADKNDVAAVKQIEGLHAVHFTSVTRRIPLPGPICFARGLAIELVLDEACFEGAGVFLLALVLEQFFARLVSINTFTQLTVSTTDNKEIYTWPVRMGMKTSL, from the coding sequence ATGGATCCCCGTTTACTTGATTTATACAATCAAGAGCTGAAATTTATCCGCGAAATGGGAGCCGAGTTTGCACAGGAATACCCGAAAGTGGCAGCCCGTCTCGGCCTGGAAGGCTTTGACTGTGCAGACCCTTATGTGGAAAGATTACTGGAAGGCTTTGCCTTTTTAACGGCAAAAATACAATTGCAACTGGACAATCAGTTTCCCCACTTTACCGAGAACCTGCTCAATCATTTATTTCCAAGCTTTCTGATGCCAACCCCTTCCATGGCCATCTGCCAGTTTGAACCGGATCCTGAAGAAGGCAGTCTGCTTGGCGGTATGGCGGTGCCCCGGGGCACTTCCCTCATCTCTGGCTTAAGCAAGGGGGAGCAAACCAGTTGTGAATATCAAACCGCACAGCCCTTTACCCTATACCCGTTAACTATCGAGGAGGGGGAATACCTCAATGCCCAATCGGTTGCCGCCCTAAACACGGGACAGGCACATCGGCAAAAACATTATTCTGCTATCCAACTGACGATAAGTTGCGATCCCCTTTATCGCCTGGCCGACATCGATGCGGATCAGCTGGAATTCTATTTACGGGGCCCGGAAGCCCTGCCCATGCATTTGTTTGAGTTATTGTATACCGGCTTTAACCAGCTCAAATTCAGGGAAAACAACAAAGGCAGCTGGCAAACGGAGCAACACCCGGTGACGCTTACGTGCAAACAGCTTGACCGGAATAAGGCGCTGATGCCCTATAACCCGCGTTATTTTGACGGTTTCCGCCTGCTGCGGGAATATTTTTTATTTCCCAAGCGCTTCTTATTCCTGACCTTAACCGGCCTGAAACCCATATTACAAAGAACCAACGGCCACCAAGTGCAATTATTGCTGCTGTTGTCCCGGGAAGACCGGCGCCTGGAAAACCTGATCACCTCAGATAACTTTTCATTATTTTGCGTGCCCGTCATTAATCTGTTCAGTAAAAAAACCGATCGCATCAAGGTTTCACCGGGCCAAAGCGATTACCATGTAGTGGCGGATAAACTCAGACCCTGTGACTACGAAATCTGCGATATTCAAACCCTGACGGGCTTTAGCGCCGGCGTACAGGAACAGGCAAACTTCTCTCCTTTTTACGCCGGTAAAACCCGGGGCAGCACAGGCAATTATTTTGCCATCAAAAGAAAACCGCGAAAATTAACCGCTAAACAAAAAAATTACCGCGGGCGAAGCAGTTACATAGGAACGGAAACGTTTATCAATCTTGTCGAGCAACAGCAGACAGATACCTCACAGCCCCTGAGTCAATTGTCGGTGACCGCCCTTTGCTCTAACCGGGATTTACCTATCCTGATGCCCCTTGGCAAGGGCAGCACGGATTTTACCCTGGATATCAGCCTGCCCTGCCAGAAAATCCGTTGTCTGGAAGGACCAACCCGCCCCGCACCACCGATAACCGGCGGTGAAATGAATTGGGAGATCATCAGTCAGTTGACCTTTAACTACTTAGGTATTGACACCCGGGATACACAGGGCAGCACCCGGGCGATAAAACAACTGATGAGTTTATTTGCCGATAAAAATGATGTTGCCGCCGTCAAACAAATTGAAGGGCTCCACGCCGTTCACTTTACCTCCGTCACCCGCCGTATTCCCCTGCCCGGTCCCATCTGTTTTGCCCGGGGGCTGGCTATAGAGCTGGTGCTTGATGAGGCTTGCTTTGAAGGGGCCGGGGTATTTTTACTGGCACTGGTTTTAGAGCAATTTTTTGCCCGCCTGGTCAGCATCAATACTTTTACCCAGCTGACGGTTAGCACCACAGATAACAAGGAGATATATACTTGGCCGGTACGCATGGGAATGAAAACGAGTTTATAA
- the tssB gene encoding type VI secretion system contractile sheath small subunit produces MSNSGQKFIGRNRAPRVQIEYDVELYGAEKKVQIPFVMGVLADLSGKPEEALPAISERKALEIDVDNFDDRLKSVKPRVAFRVPNTMTGEGELSVDVSFESMDDFSPAAIAAKVDGLKDLFKARQQLANLITYMDGKEGAEELIQKAIADPALLEALISAPKADAQEENQDD; encoded by the coding sequence GTGTCAAACAGCGGTCAGAAATTTATTGGTAGAAACCGGGCCCCCCGGGTGCAAATTGAATACGATGTCGAACTTTACGGCGCCGAAAAGAAAGTTCAGATCCCGTTTGTAATGGGGGTCCTGGCAGACTTAAGCGGCAAGCCGGAAGAAGCACTGCCGGCAATCTCAGAGCGCAAGGCCCTGGAAATCGATGTCGATAACTTCGATGACAGGTTAAAGTCGGTCAAACCCAGGGTAGCATTTCGCGTGCCCAATACCATGACTGGCGAAGGGGAGCTCAGTGTCGATGTCTCTTTTGAAAGTATGGATGACTTTTCGCCGGCGGCCATTGCCGCAAAGGTCGACGGCTTAAAAGACTTATTCAAGGCCAGGCAACAATTGGCCAACCTTATTACCTATATGGACGGTAAAGAAGGTGCGGAAGAGCTGATCCAAAAAGCCATTGCCGATCCGGCCCTGCTCGAGGCCTTGATTTCTGCCCCGAAAGCAGATGCACAAGAGGAAAACCAAGATGACTGA
- the tssG gene encoding type VI secretion system baseplate subunit TssG, which translates to MAGTHGNENEFIKHILEQKSYLEYELFALLRAIERLSPLYPGLGCSKTPRDDPVRLGQSPLLAFFPSAISEIKKHPDKHLYKIKNSYWGLFGCNGPLPTHLSEYALQRKIAKKDATLCEFADIFHHRLLSLYYRAWKTGQASLHFDKSTNNEFHKHISALSRNKSFEQQKQSTALLYCGLLTNKNTSLAVIEQILAHQLAVTTKLLPLQGQWLQIDAKDLSLLGKSNSHLGKSAINGRHVFDRLNKICLCLSRLSLRQYLSFLPREAGHRELRSLVNLLVPEEMTIEVQLTLRPGHATSSHLKNNTHLGFNSWLGNQSCWITTMAGQQKSYLLQRESP; encoded by the coding sequence TTGGCCGGTACGCATGGGAATGAAAACGAGTTTATAAAACACATACTCGAGCAAAAGTCATATCTTGAATATGAGCTGTTTGCCTTGCTGCGGGCCATTGAACGCCTCAGTCCCCTCTATCCCGGACTGGGGTGCTCCAAAACGCCAAGGGATGATCCGGTGCGCCTGGGGCAAAGTCCGTTACTGGCCTTTTTTCCTTCCGCCATCAGCGAAATAAAAAAACATCCGGATAAACACTTATATAAAATAAAGAACAGTTACTGGGGACTGTTTGGCTGCAACGGACCACTGCCCACTCACCTGAGCGAATATGCGCTGCAACGAAAAATAGCCAAAAAAGATGCCACCTTATGTGAGTTTGCCGATATTTTTCATCACAGGTTATTGTCCCTGTATTACCGTGCCTGGAAAACCGGGCAAGCGAGTCTGCATTTCGATAAAAGCACCAATAACGAATTCCACAAACATATCAGCGCCTTATCCCGAAATAAGAGCTTCGAGCAGCAAAAGCAAAGCACTGCGCTGCTCTATTGCGGTTTGCTGACCAATAAAAATACCAGTTTAGCCGTAATCGAGCAGATACTTGCCCACCAGCTGGCGGTAACAACCAAGCTGTTACCTTTACAGGGACAATGGTTGCAGATAGATGCCAAAGATCTCAGCCTGCTGGGTAAAAGCAACAGCCATTTAGGCAAAAGCGCCATTAACGGCAGGCATGTTTTTGACCGCTTAAATAAGATCTGTCTTTGCCTGTCCCGGTTGAGTTTAAGGCAATACCTAAGTTTTTTACCCCGGGAGGCAGGCCATAGGGAGCTGCGCAGCTTAGTTAACCTGCTGGTCCCCGAAGAAATGACCATTGAAGTGCAATTGACATTAAGGCCGGGACACGCAACATCGAGCCATTTAAAAAATAACACCCACCTCGGTTTTAACAGCTGGCTCGGCAACCAGTCCTGCTGGATAACAACAATGGCCGGGCAACAAAAGTCTTATTTACTGCAACGGGAGTCACCTTAA
- a CDS encoding pentapeptide repeat-containing protein: protein MIIFLYNARLIMKDNPRIYLADIDLSGANLANTRLVGINLRKSNLSRAKFAHADLSQANLTSAQLTDADLGQSKLIATNFTDARLRGTAISEHPDHTSVKENQELIKRLSRAQHWQEAIFSSQLQKAIKHLPQSSKTANEKTLNFND, encoded by the coding sequence ATGATCATTTTTTTATATAATGCCCGGTTGATCATGAAGGATAATCCCAGGATTTATTTAGCAGATATCGACTTATCCGGGGCAAACCTGGCCAATACCCGCCTTGTCGGTATTAATCTGAGAAAAAGCAATTTATCACGGGCCAAGTTTGCCCATGCCGATTTAAGCCAAGCCAATTTGACTTCGGCACAGTTAACCGATGCCGATCTGGGCCAGAGCAAATTAATAGCAACAAATTTTACCGACGCCAGGCTAAGGGGCACCGCCATCAGCGAGCACCCTGATCACACCTCTGTAAAAGAAAACCAGGAGTTAATTAAACGCTTAAGCCGGGCCCAACATTGGCAAGAGGCCATTTTCAGTTCTCAATTACAAAAAGCAATCAAACACTTACCCCAAAGTAGCAAAACGGCCAATGAAAAAACCTTAAATTTCAACGATTAA